A single window of Larimichthys crocea isolate SSNF chromosome XII, L_crocea_2.0, whole genome shotgun sequence DNA harbors:
- the LOC104919207 gene encoding cullin-3, protein MSNLKGGTKKDTKMRIRAFPMTMDEKYVNNIWDLLKNAIQEIQRKNNSGLSFEELYRNAYTMVLHKHGEKLYTGLREVVTEHLINKVREDVLNSLNNNFLQTLNQAWNDHQTAMVMIRDILMYMDRVYVQQNNVENVYNLGLIIFRDQVVRYGCIRDHLRQTLLDMIARERKGEVVDRGAIRNACQMLMILGLDGRSVYEEDFEGPFLDMSAEFFQMESQKFLAENSASVYIKKVEARINEEIERVMHCLDKSTEEPIVKVVERELISKHMKTIVEMENSGLVHMLKNGKTEDLACMYKLFSRVPNGLKTMCECMSSYLREQGKALVSEEGEGKNPVDYIQGLLDLKTRFDRFLLESFNNDRLFKQTIAGDFEYFLNLNSRSPEYLSLFIDDKLKKGVKGLTEQEVESILDKAMVLFRFMQEKDVFERYYKQHLGRRLLSNKSVSDDSEKNMISKLKTECGCQFTSKLEGMFRDMSISNTTMDEFRQHIQTTSASLSGVDLIVRVLTTGYWPTQSATPKCTIPPAPRHAFEVFRRFYLAKHSGRQLTLQHHMGGADLNATFYGTIKKEDGSEVGVGGAQVTGSNTRKHILQVSTFQMTILMLFNNREKCTFEEIQQETDIPERELVRALQSLACGKPTQRVLTKEPKSKEIESGHVFTVNDQFTSKLHRVKIQTVAAKQGESDPERKETRQKVDDDRKHEIEAAIVRIMKSRKKMQHNVLVAEVTQQLRARFLPSPVVIKKRIEGLIEREYLARTPEDRKVYTYVA, encoded by the exons ATGTCCAACCTCAAAGGCGGCACCAAGAAGGACACCAAGATGAGGATACGAGCCTTTCCC ATGACAATGGATGAGAAGTATGTGAACAACATCTGGGACCTTCTAAAGAATGCCATCCAGGAGATCCAGAGGAAGAACAACAGCGGGTTAAGCTTTGAGGAGCTGTACAGGAACGCCTACACCATGGTGCTCCACAAGCACGGGGAGAAGCTCTACACAGGCCTGAGGGAAGTCGTCACCGAGCATCTCATCAACAAA GTACGGGAAGACGTCTTAAACTCTCTAAATAATAACTTTCTGCAAACGCTGAATCAGGCCTGGAATGACCATCAAACTGCGATGGTTATGATCAGAGACATCCTCATGTACATG GACCGCGTCTACGTTCAACAAAACAACGTGGAGAACGTGTACAACCTCGGCCTCATCATATTCAGGGACCAGGTGGTGCGCTACGGCTGCATTCGAGACCACCTACGACAGACGTTACTGGACATGATCGCTCgcgagaggaagggagaggttGTCGACAG GGGGGCGATCAGAAACGCCTGCCAGATGCTGATGATTCTTGGCCTGGACGGCAGGTCTGTATACGAGGAGGACTTTGAGGGCCCTTTCTTAGATATGTCAGCAGAATTCTTCCAG ATGGAGAGCCAAAAGTTCCTAGCAGAAAACAGTGCCAGTGTCTACATTAAGAAGGTCGAGGCCAGAATCAATGAAGAGATTGAGCGAGTTATGCACTGCCTGGACAAGTCTACGGAGGAGCCCATTGTCAAGGTGGTAGAAAGGGAGCTCATTTCTAAACACATGAAGACTATTGTGGAGATGGAGAACTCCGGCCTCGTCCATATGCTCAAGAACGGCAAGACAGAAG acttgGCATGCATGTACAAGCTGTTCAGCCGTGTGCCAAATGGCCTGAAAACGATGTGCGAGTGCATGAGCTCTTACTTGAGGGAGCAAGGCAAAGCTCTGGTgtcagaggagggagagggcaAGAACCCTGTCGACTATATCCAG GGCCTGCTAGACCTGAAGACACGATTTGATCGTTTCCTCCTCGAGTCCTTCAACAATGACAGACTCTTCAAACAAACCATAGCAGGAGACTTTGAGTATTTCCTCAACCTCAACTCCCGCTCACCAGAGTACCTATCACTCTTTATTGATGACAAGCTCAAGAAGGGTGTCAAAGGG ttAACAGAACAGGAAGTGGAGTCGATTCTTGACAAGGCCATGGTGTTGTTCAGATTTATGCAGGAGAAAGACGTGTTTGAAAGGTACTACAAGCAGCATCTGGGCCGCAGGCTGCTCAGCAACAAGAGTGTCTCAGACGACTCCGAGAAAAACATGATCTCTAAGCTCAAG ACAGAATGTGGCTGTCAGTTTACCTCAAAACTGGAAGGGATGTTCAGAGACATGAGCATTTCCAACACTACCATGGATGAGTTCAGGCAACACATACAAACCACGTCG GCATCTCTAAGTGGTGTGGACCTCATAGTAAGAGTCCTTACTACTGGATACTGGCCCACACAGTCAGCAACACCCAAATGCACCATCCCCCCTGCTCCCAGACACGCCTTTGAAGTCTTTAGAAG GTTTTACCTCGCTAAGCACAGTGGTAGACAGCTCACACTGCAGCACCACATGGGCGGGGCAGACCTAAATGCAACTTTCTACGGAACTATTAAAAAG GAGGATGGTTCAGAAGTGGGTGTAGGAGGCGCTCAGGTGACTGGCTCAAACACCCGGAAGCACATACTGCAGGTCTCCACCTTCCAGATGACTATCCTCATGCTCTTCAACAACAGAGAAAAGTGCACTTTTGAG GAGATCCAGCAGGAGACCGATATTCCTGAGAGGGAGTTAGTGCGAGCGCTGCAGTCTTTGGCTTGCGGGAAGCCGACACAGAGAGTCCTCACAAAGGAGCCAAAGTCCAAGGAGATTGAGAGCGGCCATGTGTTTACAGTCAATGATCAGTTTACTTCCAAACTGCACAGAGTCAAAATACAGACAG TTGCTGCTAAACAAGGAGAGTCAGACCCTGAAAGGAAAGAGACGCGGCAGAAGGTGGATGACGACAGGAAGCATGAGATTGAGGCAGCCATTGTCCGAATCATGAAgtcaagaaagaaaatgcagcacAACGTCCTGGTGGCAGAG GTGACTCAGCAGCTCCGGGCACGTTTTCTTCCCAGCCCTGTGGTAATTAAAAAGCGTATAGAAGGACTAATAGAAAGAGAATACTTGGCGAGGACGCCAGAAGATCGTAAAGTGTACACCTACGTTGCGTAG